From Planococcus halocryophilus, the proteins below share one genomic window:
- the hfq gene encoding RNA chaperone Hfq: MKPINIQDVYLNQLRKNNIYVTVFLLNGFQLKGIIKSYDNFTVLVETDGKQQLIYKHAISTFSPAKAVAIEHEE; encoded by the coding sequence ATGAAACCGATCAATATTCAGGATGTCTATTTAAATCAGCTTCGTAAAAATAATATTTATGTTACCGTATTTTTACTTAATGGCTTCCAACTAAAAGGAATCATTAAATCTTATGATAATTTTACGGTGTTGGTCGAAACAGACGGCAAACAGCAATTAATCTACAAACATGCAATCTCAACATTCTCACCAGCAAAAGCTGTAGCAATTGAACACGAAGAATAA
- a CDS encoding tyrosine-type recombinase/integrase, with protein sequence MASFRKRGKTWQYRVVVIDPFSEKKREYTESGFSSKKEAQLAAAKKEKSVLQGYGKGEFAFAAYVREWLEQYVKDKLRPNTYKTYRTALENHAIPYFGGISIHEIKPMMYQKFIDSLSEKNLSTESSRRVHNVCYQALKRAVINNYIEKNPAENVQIRKKQVQKLKYLEPTFLNSLYPEIYRRGHVYGVFFKFLFESGVRKGEAAALKWPRVDWKNDIIYIEETLDFQPDHPDELFGPTKKEGSVRSLKMRKSFMKELQEHLKYQNQRKLHLGEAYRHDLNLIFCREDGSPLPKSTLYNVFKSCLAKIDAPPLPIHSTRHTHAVMLLEAGADMKYVQERLGHQNYQITADVYSHVSKKMEERSIEKFDDYMSTF encoded by the coding sequence ATGGCATCATTTCGTAAACGAGGGAAAACGTGGCAGTATCGAGTGGTCGTAATAGACCCCTTTTCCGAAAAGAAAAGAGAATATACCGAGAGTGGATTTTCGTCAAAAAAAGAAGCTCAGTTGGCCGCAGCAAAAAAAGAAAAAAGTGTGCTTCAAGGGTATGGCAAGGGTGAATTCGCTTTTGCTGCTTATGTCCGGGAGTGGTTGGAACAATACGTCAAAGATAAACTGCGGCCAAACACTTATAAAACGTATCGGACCGCCTTGGAGAATCATGCCATTCCCTATTTTGGCGGCATAAGCATCCATGAAATCAAACCGATGATGTATCAGAAGTTTATCGATAGCTTGAGTGAGAAGAATTTATCAACTGAATCTTCTAGGCGTGTCCACAATGTCTGCTATCAAGCTTTAAAAAGAGCCGTGATCAATAACTACATTGAAAAGAATCCAGCCGAGAATGTGCAGATACGTAAGAAACAAGTCCAAAAACTAAAGTACCTGGAGCCTACATTTTTAAACTCTTTGTATCCAGAAATCTATAGGCGAGGTCACGTCTATGGCGTTTTCTTTAAGTTCCTTTTTGAAAGTGGTGTGCGCAAAGGAGAAGCTGCTGCATTGAAATGGCCGAGAGTAGATTGGAAAAACGATATTATCTATATAGAAGAAACCCTCGACTTTCAGCCTGATCATCCAGATGAGTTATTCGGGCCAACAAAGAAAGAAGGCTCTGTCCGCTCACTGAAGATGCGAAAGAGCTTTATGAAAGAGTTACAGGAGCATCTGAAGTATCAGAATCAACGAAAGCTTCATTTGGGTGAAGCCTATCGCCATGATTTGAATTTGATCTTTTGTCGGGAAGATGGTTCTCCCCTTCCTAAATCAACATTGTACAATGTCTTTAAATCCTGCTTGGCTAAAATTGATGCTCCTCCCCTTCCGATTCACTCGACCCGGCACACACATGCGGTTATGTTACTGGAAGCCGGTGCCGACATGAAATATGTCCAGGAACGATTGGGCCATCAAAATTACCAAATCACTGCAGACGTTTATAGCCATGTGTCGAAGAAGATGGAAGAACGTTCAATTGAGAAATTTGACGACTATATGAGCACTTTTTAA
- a CDS encoding trimeric intracellular cation channel family protein, whose translation MAWEVLSAIGTIAFAVSGAIIAMEEEYDIFGVYLLGVVTAFGGGAIRNLLIGVPVSALWEQEFMFQLAFVSITIVFLFPHKLLGHWNRWGYFFDAIGLSAFAVQGAIYAVELELPLFAVIVAAVLTGSGGGIIRDMLAGRKPLVLKSEIYAVWAALAGLFISFDSANTDLMLYSLFVFITILRVLSYTFKWRLPARKIHII comes from the coding sequence ATGGCTTGGGAAGTACTGAGCGCAATCGGCACGATTGCCTTTGCAGTATCCGGCGCAATTATCGCCATGGAAGAAGAATATGATATTTTTGGCGTATATCTTCTTGGTGTTGTCACAGCCTTTGGCGGTGGTGCTATACGGAATTTATTAATAGGAGTGCCTGTTTCGGCATTGTGGGAACAGGAATTTATGTTTCAATTGGCTTTTGTCTCGATAACGATTGTTTTCTTATTTCCACATAAATTACTCGGTCATTGGAACCGCTGGGGTTACTTTTTTGATGCCATCGGATTGTCAGCTTTCGCTGTTCAAGGAGCCATTTATGCAGTTGAATTAGAATTGCCGCTGTTTGCGGTTATCGTGGCCGCCGTTCTGACTGGGTCAGGCGGAGGGATCATACGGGATATGTTAGCTGGAAGAAAGCCACTCGTTTTAAAATCTGAAATCTACGCCGTTTGGGCGGCATTGGCAGGCTTGTTTATAAGCTTTGATTCAGCCAACACCGACTTGATGCTGTATTCATTGTTTGTCTTCATAACAATTTTGCGTGTTTTGTCGTATACGTTTAAATGGAGATTACCCGCTCGTAAAATTCATATAATTTAA
- the glnA gene encoding type I glutamate--ammonia ligase, translating to MGKYSKEDIQRLVKEENVNFIRLQFTDILGVIKNVEIPTSQLDKALDNKMMFDGSSIDGFVRIEESDMYLFPDLDTWVVFPWITGKGKVARLICDIYSADGTPFAGDPRTNLKRVLKEMEELGFTHFNLGPEPEFFLFKLDERGEPSLELNDHGGYFDLAPMDLGENCRRDIVLELEEMGFEIEASHHEVAPGQHEIDFKYADAVKACDDIQTFKLVVKTIARKHGLHATFMPKPLFGVNGSGMHMNVSLFDGDRNTFLDEDGEMKLSETAYQFLAGILEHAEGFTAITNPLVNSYKRLVPGYEAPCYIAWSGQNRSPLIRIPASRGLSTRVEVRSVDPAANPYLAMAVLLGAGLDGIRRKLTPPNPVDRNIYAMNKKEREAVGIKDLPATLYAALQELQSNEVMTKALGEHILNNFVEAKEIEWDMFRTSVHPWEREQYLKMY from the coding sequence ATGGGCAAGTATTCAAAAGAAGACATTCAACGATTAGTAAAAGAAGAGAACGTTAATTTTATTCGTCTGCAATTTACCGACATTCTTGGGGTCATTAAAAACGTTGAAATACCGACATCCCAATTGGACAAAGCACTCGATAACAAAATGATGTTTGATGGGTCTTCAATCGATGGTTTCGTACGCATTGAAGAATCTGATATGTATTTATTCCCGGATCTTGATACTTGGGTTGTTTTCCCATGGATCACAGGTAAAGGAAAAGTAGCACGTTTAATCTGTGATATCTACAGTGCAGACGGTACGCCATTTGCTGGAGATCCACGTACAAACTTAAAACGTGTATTAAAAGAAATGGAAGAGCTAGGATTCACACACTTCAACCTTGGACCTGAACCAGAATTCTTCTTGTTCAAACTTGACGAACGTGGCGAACCATCATTAGAACTAAATGACCACGGTGGTTATTTTGACTTAGCACCTATGGACCTTGGCGAAAACTGCCGACGTGACATCGTGCTTGAGTTAGAAGAAATGGGCTTTGAAATTGAAGCATCTCACCACGAAGTGGCACCTGGGCAACACGAAATTGACTTTAAATATGCTGATGCTGTAAAAGCATGTGACGATATCCAAACGTTTAAACTTGTTGTTAAAACGATCGCTCGTAAACACGGACTTCATGCGACATTTATGCCGAAGCCATTATTTGGTGTAAACGGTTCTGGTATGCATATGAACGTTTCGTTGTTTGATGGAGACCGCAATACATTCCTTGATGAAGACGGCGAAATGAAGCTAAGTGAAACAGCTTACCAATTCCTTGCAGGTATTTTAGAGCACGCTGAAGGATTTACAGCTATTACAAACCCACTAGTAAACTCATATAAGCGTCTAGTTCCTGGATACGAAGCGCCTTGTTACATCGCTTGGTCAGGACAAAACAGAAGCCCGTTAATCCGTATTCCAGCATCACGTGGCTTGTCTACACGTGTTGAAGTACGTTCAGTCGATCCAGCTGCTAACCCTTACTTAGCAATGGCAGTACTACTAGGTGCAGGTCTTGACGGCATCCGTAGAAAATTGACTCCACCAAACCCAGTAGATCGCAATATCTACGCTATGAACAAAAAAGAGCGCGAAGCAGTCGGCATTAAAGATCTACCGGCTACATTGTACGCTGCTCTACAAGAGTTGCAAAGCAACGAAGTAATGACTAAAGCATTAGGCGAACACATTTTAAACAACTTCGTCGAAGCAAAAGAAATCGAGTGGGACATGTTCCGCACATCTGTACACCCATGGGAACGCGAGCAATACTTGAAAATGTATTAA
- a CDS encoding aminotransferase class I/II-fold pyridoxal phosphate-dependent enzyme, whose translation MENYMLTTIKNIEETIQKQLQLADETAYINQEKVLTAFHNQRVSDHHFNPSTGYGYDDEGRDTLERVYADVFKAEAALVRPQIISGTHAITISLFGVLRPGDELLYLTGKPYDTLDSIVSGGEKDTGSLKDFGISYQHVELNAENKIDWDAAEKAINSKTKVIAIQRSRGYDTRPSFTMEEIEGMIVHIRRIKPEAIVFVDNCYGEFVETQEPIEIGADLIAGSLIKNPGGGLAKIGGYIAGRKDLIEKCGYRMTSPGIGGEAGASLNALPDMYQGFFMAPHVVSQALKGAIFTSALLEDAGMITTPHWSDKRTDLIQSVSFQTAEQMIAFCQTIQASSPVNAQFKPEPAYMPGYEDDVIMAAGTFVQGSSIELTADGPIRPPYTAFVQGGLTYEHVKIAVLNSVDALKKQQLI comes from the coding sequence ATGGAGAATTACATGTTAACAACTATTAAAAATATAGAAGAAACGATTCAAAAACAACTTCAACTGGCTGATGAAACGGCTTATATAAACCAAGAGAAAGTATTGACGGCTTTTCATAACCAACGTGTTAGTGACCATCATTTTAATCCGTCAACGGGCTACGGATATGATGATGAAGGACGGGATACATTAGAACGCGTTTATGCCGATGTATTTAAAGCAGAAGCAGCTCTTGTGCGACCGCAAATCATTTCAGGAACTCACGCTATTACAATTTCTTTGTTTGGTGTATTACGTCCGGGAGATGAATTATTGTATCTTACTGGTAAACCATACGATACATTAGATTCGATAGTTTCTGGAGGAGAAAAAGATACCGGTTCATTAAAAGACTTTGGAATAAGCTATCAGCACGTAGAACTAAACGCGGAGAACAAAATTGATTGGGATGCAGCTGAAAAAGCCATCAATAGCAAGACGAAAGTAATTGCCATTCAACGCTCGAGAGGTTATGACACACGTCCTTCTTTTACTATGGAAGAAATTGAAGGAATGATTGTCCATATCCGACGCATAAAACCAGAAGCGATTGTTTTTGTTGATAATTGCTATGGGGAATTTGTAGAAACGCAAGAACCGATTGAAATAGGAGCGGATTTGATCGCGGGTTCTCTCATCAAAAATCCTGGTGGAGGACTAGCTAAAATTGGCGGATATATAGCTGGAAGAAAAGATTTAATCGAAAAATGCGGTTATCGTATGACTTCACCGGGTATAGGTGGAGAGGCTGGAGCGTCACTCAATGCCTTGCCTGATATGTATCAAGGGTTTTTTATGGCACCTCACGTTGTTTCACAAGCTTTAAAAGGGGCAATTTTCACCTCTGCGTTATTAGAAGATGCGGGCATGATAACAACGCCTCATTGGAGCGACAAACGCACAGATTTAATCCAATCGGTATCATTTCAAACTGCTGAACAAATGATTGCTTTTTGCCAAACAATACAAGCTAGTTCACCGGTAAACGCACAATTCAAGCCTGAACCTGCATATATGCCTGGTTATGAAGACGATGTCATTATGGCGGCAGGGACATTTGTACAAGGTTCTAGCATTGAACTAACAGCAGATGGTCCGATTCGACCGCCGTATACAGCATTTGTTCAAGGCGGACTTACATACGAGCATGTGAAAATTGCTGTATTAAATTCTGTAGATGCATTAAAAAAACAACAACTAATTTAA
- a CDS encoding ImmA/IrrE family metallo-endopeptidase, which yields MANTYNNLEDYITKLLHRIDIFHPHQLTMENIYPRLGLTVYHIPQDSMAIEGIIFLDNRKTDAYQWQDFGHELCHALWHAGDQALIPLSMREYQEWKAENFSQHLCIPTFMLDKMELPNHEKEAVWMIMETFGVERWFAEKRLRQYLSNFLYG from the coding sequence ATGGCGAATACATACAATAACTTAGAAGACTACATTACAAAATTGCTGCACCGTATCGACATTTTCCATCCGCATCAGCTGACGATGGAAAATATATATCCCAGACTTGGTTTAACTGTTTATCACATTCCTCAAGATTCAATGGCCATAGAAGGCATTATATTTTTGGACAATCGAAAAACTGATGCTTATCAATGGCAAGATTTCGGGCATGAACTGTGTCATGCACTATGGCACGCCGGTGACCAGGCACTCATTCCCTTGTCCATGCGTGAATACCAAGAATGGAAAGCAGAGAATTTCTCCCAGCATCTTTGTATTCCTACTTTCATGCTGGATAAAATGGAGCTGCCTAACCATGAAAAAGAAGCTGTGTGGATGATCATGGAGACGTTTGGAGTAGAGCGATGGTTTGCAGAGAAACGACTGCGCCAGTATCTTTCTAATTTTTTATATGGATAG
- the mutL gene encoding DNA mismatch repair endonuclease MutL gives MGIIRLMDEPLSNKIAAGEVVERPTSVVKELVENAIDAGSTAIEVLLVEAGLTSIQIIDNGAGMDSEDALLSFSRHATSKIANEHDLFRIRTLGFRGEALASIASVSKVTLHTSNGESGTFVHMEGGRLTEHRAGSLRKGTDIKIDQLFFNTPARLKYMKTLQTELGHSIDLLNRFALSYPGIAFKLVHDSRIILQTSGSGEIKRVLADIYGVAIAKKMIPFEGQSHDYKISGYASLPEITRANKNYISLFVNGRWVKHYAIANTVHKAYHTFLPLERQPIVVMNIEGDPYLTDVNVHPAKQQIRLSKEKELMELIHETLRRTISTVVRAPVIDKPKPVKQAPTRQLDLWKSSFTVQEAKEEPVQEWSKLSVGKEKVFVQQEKEPVQQHYPSVEEIPPVQEYEEEREEGPQFPELEVVGQIHGTYIVAQSNDGFYLIDQHAAQERIKYEYFREKVGDIDSNERQALLLPLTFHYSRDEALRLKDHLPILSDSGVFLEEFGDTSFIVREYPTWFPKGFEQEVIEDLIEQILTERKVDVKKLREDAAIMMSCKRSIKANHFLQKHEMERLLVDLKKAEQPFTCPHGRPVIIHFKTYDVEKMFKRVMN, from the coding sequence ATGGGCATCATTCGATTGATGGACGAACCTCTATCCAATAAAATAGCTGCTGGTGAAGTAGTAGAGCGGCCGACTTCTGTCGTTAAAGAGCTAGTGGAAAATGCTATAGATGCGGGGAGTACGGCCATTGAAGTATTGCTTGTTGAAGCAGGACTGACTTCTATTCAAATAATCGATAACGGGGCTGGTATGGATTCGGAAGATGCGTTATTGTCATTTTCTCGCCACGCAACTAGTAAAATAGCGAACGAACATGATTTGTTCAGAATTCGGACACTGGGATTCCGTGGTGAAGCATTGGCTAGTATTGCATCGGTATCCAAAGTAACATTGCATACATCAAACGGGGAAAGTGGTACTTTTGTTCATATGGAAGGCGGCCGTTTGACAGAACATCGCGCGGGATCTCTTAGAAAAGGAACGGACATAAAAATTGATCAATTGTTTTTCAATACACCTGCTCGTTTAAAATATATGAAAACCTTGCAGACAGAATTGGGTCATTCAATTGATTTGTTAAACCGCTTTGCACTGAGTTACCCGGGAATTGCTTTTAAGCTGGTGCATGATAGCAGAATTATTCTTCAAACCTCAGGCAGTGGAGAAATCAAACGTGTGTTGGCGGATATATACGGCGTAGCGATTGCTAAGAAAATGATTCCATTTGAAGGTCAATCTCATGATTACAAAATATCGGGTTATGCATCGCTTCCTGAAATTACGCGGGCCAATAAAAATTACATTTCTTTATTTGTAAATGGGCGTTGGGTTAAGCATTACGCGATTGCCAATACAGTTCATAAAGCATATCACACGTTTTTGCCACTTGAGAGACAACCAATAGTTGTTATGAACATTGAAGGAGATCCTTATTTAACAGATGTCAATGTACATCCAGCGAAACAACAAATTCGTTTAAGTAAAGAAAAAGAACTAATGGAATTGATCCATGAAACGCTTCGTCGAACAATTAGTACGGTAGTACGAGCACCCGTAATAGATAAACCAAAACCGGTTAAACAAGCGCCAACAAGACAATTAGATTTGTGGAAAAGCTCGTTTACAGTTCAAGAAGCAAAAGAAGAGCCTGTTCAGGAATGGTCAAAACTTTCGGTAGGAAAAGAAAAAGTATTTGTGCAACAAGAAAAAGAGCCTGTTCAACAGCATTACCCATCAGTTGAGGAAATACCACCTGTTCAAGAGTACGAGGAAGAAAGAGAAGAAGGTCCTCAATTTCCAGAACTTGAAGTCGTTGGTCAAATTCATGGAACATATATCGTAGCGCAAAGTAACGATGGCTTTTATTTGATCGATCAACATGCAGCACAAGAACGTATTAAATACGAATACTTCCGTGAAAAAGTCGGAGATATTGATAGTAACGAACGACAAGCTTTGTTGTTGCCGTTAACATTCCACTATAGTCGAGATGAAGCTTTAAGGTTAAAAGATCATTTACCTATTCTTTCAGACAGTGGTGTTTTTCTAGAAGAGTTTGGAGATACATCGTTTATTGTCCGGGAATACCCAACGTGGTTTCCAAAAGGCTTTGAACAAGAAGTCATCGAAGATTTAATCGAACAAATTTTGACGGAACGCAAAGTTGACGTGAAAAAACTGCGTGAAGATGCCGCAATCATGATGAGTTGTAAACGGTCGATTAAAGCAAATCATTTTCTGCAAAAACACGAAATGGAACGTTTGTTAGTGGATTTGAAAAAAGCTGAACAGCCTTTTACATGTCCGCATGGACGACCGGTTATTATTCATTTTAAAACCTATGATGTTGAAAAAATGTTCAAACGTGTAATGAATTAA
- a CDS encoding MerR family transcriptional regulator, giving the protein MTNRVRRTMPLLSISIVMQLTELTARQIRYYEEHELISPARTEGNKRMFSLNDVDALLEIKDYLDQGLNIAGIKKLYDLKETPKNEKAEPKSLSDAELRKLLHEELKHQARPFEKGGFRQSDLSRFFN; this is encoded by the coding sequence ATGACGAACCGGGTCAGACGGACGATGCCGCTACTTTCGATCAGTATAGTTATGCAGCTGACGGAATTGACAGCGAGACAAATTCGTTATTACGAAGAGCACGAGCTAATCAGCCCTGCCCGTACAGAAGGCAACAAGCGTATGTTTTCACTAAATGATGTCGATGCTTTACTTGAGATTAAAGATTATTTAGATCAAGGGCTTAATATCGCGGGCATTAAAAAACTTTACGATTTAAAAGAAACGCCTAAAAACGAAAAAGCTGAGCCGAAAAGTTTAAGCGATGCAGAATTGCGAAAGTTGCTGCATGAAGAACTGAAACACCAAGCCCGTCCATTTGAAAAAGGCGGTTTTAGACAAAGTGATTTATCCCGTTTCTTTAACTGA
- the miaA gene encoding tRNA (adenosine(37)-N6)-dimethylallyltransferase MiaA, protein MIDVLAVVGPTASGKTALSLELAKHLNGEIINGDSMQIYRDMTIGTAKILPEEMAGITHHLIDIKEPDESFSVAEYQQLVREKIAEIQSRGKLPIIVGGSGLYVQAVLFDYRFSKEAVDQELRERLNKELEQFGIEWMHEKLLKLDPQSDIHPNNTRRVLRAIEILMSGQQKEDRNLALSPMYNEVIIGLDMPRSILYERINQRVDIMLDRGLVEEVEALKQRGIRDVQSIQAIGYKEIYSYLDGQWSLELAVEKLKQNSRKYAKRQFTYFKNKLPIFWIDALEKPEKNLQEIIAFMQGNDRNCRIDKLTANQMPTEK, encoded by the coding sequence ATGATTGATGTATTGGCCGTAGTTGGACCAACAGCGTCTGGTAAGACTGCACTAAGTCTAGAGTTAGCAAAACACTTAAACGGGGAAATCATTAACGGAGACTCTATGCAGATTTACCGTGATATGACAATTGGCACAGCAAAAATTTTGCCGGAAGAAATGGCGGGCATTACTCATCATTTAATCGATATTAAAGAACCCGATGAAAGTTTTTCGGTGGCTGAATATCAACAATTGGTGCGGGAAAAAATTGCTGAAATTCAATCGCGTGGCAAGTTGCCGATTATTGTTGGGGGTTCAGGTCTTTACGTTCAAGCGGTATTATTTGATTATCGTTTTTCAAAAGAAGCTGTTGATCAAGAGCTACGCGAGCGCCTAAATAAGGAGTTAGAGCAATTCGGTATTGAATGGATGCATGAAAAATTGCTGAAATTGGATCCGCAAAGTGATATTCATCCAAATAACACGCGCCGTGTTTTGCGAGCCATAGAAATACTCATGAGTGGTCAGCAAAAAGAAGACCGCAATTTAGCTTTGTCCCCAATGTATAACGAAGTCATTATTGGACTAGATATGCCGAGAAGCATACTATATGAGCGTATCAACCAACGGGTGGACATAATGCTAGACCGAGGCTTAGTCGAAGAAGTGGAAGCGTTAAAGCAAAGAGGTATTCGAGATGTTCAATCCATCCAAGCAATTGGTTATAAAGAAATCTATAGCTATTTAGATGGACAATGGAGTCTAGAGTTAGCAGTTGAAAAGCTCAAGCAAAACTCACGTAAATATGCTAAAAGACAATTTACGTATTTTAAAAACAAGTTACCGATTTTCTGGATTGATGCATTGGAAAAGCCAGAAAAAAATCTCCAGGAAATAATTGCTTTTATGCAGGGAAATGACAGAAACTGTCGAATTGATAAACTTACGGCAAACCAAATGCCAACAGAGAAATAG
- a CDS encoding alpha/beta hydrolase yields MQITKDYMRVSDGHELYYECYEPISPIGHVHIIHGMAEHIERYREFAEYLVSRGFIVSAHDQRGHGKTVERNGIQGYFADHNGFERVVEDAHTVIQEVQQATGRLPLVLFGHSMGSFVTRRYIQLYSESVHRVVLSATGGDPGVSGKLGKVIAAALAKMYGKQEQSEALGKLTFGRFNKPFEHEGSAYAWLSRDKEMVAKYEEDPLCGFESTNQFYRDLFSGITTVNNPSAIAHVRKDLPILLISGAVDPVGDNGKGVFDAAKQFSDAGVSKVKVYLAEGARHELLNELDRHDYFSVIGDWMCGND; encoded by the coding sequence ATGCAAATAACGAAAGACTATATGCGCGTTTCTGATGGTCATGAACTATATTATGAGTGTTACGAACCAATAAGCCCGATTGGTCATGTCCATATTATTCATGGCATGGCGGAGCACATAGAACGTTACCGAGAATTTGCGGAATATTTAGTGTCACGCGGATTTATAGTATCTGCACACGACCAACGGGGCCACGGAAAAACTGTCGAACGTAATGGCATACAAGGATATTTTGCAGATCATAATGGCTTTGAACGCGTTGTGGAAGATGCGCATACAGTTATACAAGAAGTGCAACAAGCAACTGGAAGACTGCCGCTTGTATTGTTTGGCCATAGCATGGGCTCATTTGTGACTCGTCGTTATATTCAATTATATAGTGAGTCGGTTCACCGTGTCGTATTGTCTGCTACAGGTGGTGATCCAGGTGTTTCTGGAAAACTTGGCAAAGTTATAGCAGCTGCATTGGCAAAAATGTATGGCAAGCAAGAACAAAGTGAAGCGCTCGGAAAACTAACGTTTGGTAGATTTAATAAACCATTTGAACATGAAGGTTCCGCATACGCTTGGTTAAGTCGAGATAAAGAAATGGTTGCGAAATACGAAGAGGATCCACTCTGTGGTTTTGAATCGACCAATCAATTTTATCGGGATCTGTTCTCGGGAATAACTACTGTGAACAATCCGTCAGCAATCGCTCACGTACGCAAAGATTTGCCGATTTTACTAATTAGCGGAGCGGTAGACCCTGTAGGCGATAATGGCAAAGGTGTTTTCGATGCAGCCAAACAATTCAGTGATGCAGGTGTGAGTAAAGTTAAAGTATATCTTGCTGAAGGTGCGAGACATGAACTACTAAACGAGCTTGATCGTCACGATTACTTTAGTGTAATTGGAGATTGGATGTGCGGAAATGATTGA
- a CDS encoding rhodanese-like domain-containing protein yields MKTITTDELQKRVEAGEELNIIDVREDDEVATGMIPGAKHIPLGEMEERVGELDAQKEYYMICRSGRRSEMAGGILETSDIDATNVEGGMLAWNGETIA; encoded by the coding sequence ATGAAAACCATTACAACAGATGAGTTGCAAAAACGTGTAGAAGCAGGCGAAGAGTTGAATATCATTGACGTTCGTGAAGATGATGAAGTGGCAACAGGAATGATTCCTGGAGCAAAGCACATTCCTCTTGGTGAAATGGAAGAACGTGTCGGAGAATTAGATGCGCAAAAAGAGTATTATATGATTTGTCGTTCAGGTCGCCGTAGTGAAATGGCTGGCGGGATTTTAGAAACCAGTGATATCGACGCAACTAACGTCGAAGGTGGCATGCTAGCTTGGAATGGTGAAACAATCGCATAA